The Etheostoma spectabile isolate EspeVRDwgs_2016 unplaced genomic scaffold, UIUC_Espe_1.0 scaffold00001784, whole genome shotgun sequence sequence ATGTTACTAAAGTAAAGTTAGTACTAATGCTAACGTTACTTTCCAATTTATTTTCCTCTGTGCTGCTGTCCCAGAGCCTGAGGGAATACATGTCATGGCCTCTGCATCTCCATCTCCGAGTGACTCTCTACTGAACCCCCCTGGTCAAAGCAGGGAAAATAATTCCAGAGGTAGGCCAAGCTAATATAGAGCATTTAGGTAGTCACTATGCAAATGGTTAGTTATGTATTACATGTTATAGCCAAAAGGCATAGGTTTGTCAACTCTTAATTCAATGTTGACATGCTGTCATAGAGCGGCGGCACAAGCTCCTTAAACTACAGAACGTCGATGTTCCAGACATACAGGTGAGACTGAGACAATATGAAATGCCATCTACTGTACACCTAATTTAGTACTCCCCATACTATTAATATAATTAGTCCAAAAGTAATTACAATATGCAGGTGTGGGTCTTTTGTAAATATCAATATCTTCCCCCTTATCTAGTCCTTGCTGAATAGGAAGGTAAAACGGAAAGAGCCCAGCCTCAAACACTTACAAGCCCGTCAGCAGATGTATTTCCCGGGCTGGGACACTCGGTCGCCTTCATCTCAACAAACAGAGCCGCCACACAGGCAGCGTCAAAAACCACCTGTCCACCTACCTCCTCTGGAATCCACGACCAAGGTCAGTGACGAGAATAAGCATTGCTTTAAAGATGTCTCTAGCGCTTGATAGACAGGTTTCTCAAAAGTATCTCTACAATTAAAGGCAAATCCAGGCGGGTACACTCAGTCACCTTCATCTCGACCAACCATGCAGCCACTTGAAAATAAACAACCTGTCAACCTACCTCCACTGCAATACAGGAACAAGGTCAGTGATGAGTAAGCattgctttaaaaatgtctgtaGTGCCTGATGGACAGGTACCACAAAAGTATCTTTAACTAAATGTTTgtatatatcaaaaataaagtcAATTCTAAAAAAACTACCATAAAAACTGTGGCAAAAGTATCAAGATTTCAAGCTCACCTGCCAGTCTAATTAACTGGTGACTAAATGTGGTGTA is a genomic window containing:
- the LOC116675316 gene encoding uncharacterized protein LOC116675316, which translates into the protein MASASPSPSDSLLNPPGQSRENNSRERRHKLLKLQNVDVPDIQSLLNRKVKRKEPSLKHLQARQQMYFPGWDTRSPSSQQTEPPHRQRQKPPVHLPPLESTTKANPGGYTQSPSSRPTMQPLENKQPVNLPPLQYRNKLFKNVPTPGHPKRPLDTVEVYEHSKDDYLMVTHKGVVSVYKEDYDFITHERWEEEYEYHCELSRIPFFALFKKLKPSMSGAPQFAGRRFI